One Methylobacterium sp. NMS14P DNA window includes the following coding sequences:
- a CDS encoding efflux RND transporter periplasmic adaptor subunit, whose protein sequence is MRAGLRTGLLGCGAALVLAAGGWLAMGRPEPSALIAALPWSDQPAETAEAEPPIAVTVTAARTRTVPISFTYTGTIIAQQDAALQARVTGDVTERPFEPGSHVKKGQVLFRIDPRPFQVALAQAQAQEAQAKAQLQFAQAEVSRTDTLADKGYASEQRLQQLQSNAAATAAQVQGAEAAIARQNLNLDYAVVSAPFDGRASLSIVNPGDLVIENQTELVTVVQLDPIDVQMALSSEDSEALREAMQTGPVTVEVLDEAGKPVRDARVYQLDNRFDPRTARRLVRALLPNTDERFLPGQFVRARVTTGTEEKLLVPTVALSARLAQQIVYVVDDQGVVRQKPVTTGDSFGEETAILAGLKAGERVITDHLQDMRQDLKVEIRSADAGAAAEPRAPQADGPAPGAPG, encoded by the coding sequence GTGCGGGCGGGGCTTCGGACTGGACTCCTCGGATGTGGCGCCGCGCTGGTCCTGGCGGCGGGCGGCTGGCTCGCGATGGGCCGGCCGGAGCCGTCGGCGCTGATCGCCGCGCTGCCCTGGTCGGACCAACCGGCCGAGACCGCGGAGGCCGAGCCGCCGATCGCCGTCACGGTGACGGCGGCGCGGACCCGGACCGTGCCGATCAGCTTCACCTACACGGGCACGATCATCGCGCAGCAGGACGCGGCCCTGCAGGCCCGGGTGACCGGCGACGTCACCGAGCGCCCCTTCGAGCCCGGGAGCCACGTGAAGAAGGGGCAGGTGCTGTTCCGGATCGATCCGCGCCCGTTCCAGGTGGCACTCGCCCAGGCCCAGGCCCAGGAGGCGCAGGCCAAGGCGCAGCTCCAGTTCGCGCAGGCCGAGGTGAGCCGGACCGACACGCTGGCCGACAAGGGCTACGCGTCGGAGCAGCGCCTCCAGCAGCTCCAGTCGAACGCGGCCGCGACCGCCGCCCAGGTCCAGGGGGCCGAGGCCGCGATCGCGCGGCAGAACCTCAACCTCGACTACGCGGTGGTCAGCGCGCCGTTCGACGGGCGGGCGAGCCTGTCGATCGTCAACCCCGGCGACCTCGTCATCGAGAACCAGACGGAGCTGGTCACGGTGGTGCAGCTCGACCCGATCGACGTGCAGATGGCGCTCTCCTCCGAGGATTCCGAGGCCTTGCGCGAGGCGATGCAGACCGGCCCGGTGACCGTGGAGGTGCTGGACGAGGCCGGCAAGCCCGTGCGCGACGCCAGGGTCTACCAGCTCGACAACCGGTTCGACCCCCGCACCGCCCGGCGCCTCGTGCGCGCGCTGCTGCCGAACACCGACGAGCGCTTCCTGCCCGGTCAGTTCGTCCGCGCCCGGGTCACGACCGGCACCGAGGAGAAGCTCCTCGTCCCCACGGTCGCGCTGTCGGCCCGGCTCGCCCAGCAGATCGTCTACGTGGTGGACGATCAGGGCGTGGTCCGCCAGAAGCCCGTGACCACGGGCGACAGCTTCGGCGAGGAGACCGCGATCCTGGCCGGGCTCAAGGCCGGCGAGCGGGTGATCACCGACCATCTCCAGGACATGCGGCAGGACCTCAAGGTCGAGATCCGGTCGGCGGACGCGGGTGCCGCGGCCGAACCGCGGGCGCCGCAGGCCGACGGGCCCGCCCCGGGCGCGCCGGGCTGA
- a CDS encoding efflux RND transporter permease subunit, translating to MFARFVDRPVLAAVISVLITLIGAVAGLTLPIAQFPEIAPPIINIQATYPGASAQQAYDAVTTPLEQEINGAQHLLYIASTSNTDGSVNLDATFEIGSDLDAAAAEVLTRANRAEAKLPASVRAQGLEIQKSSRQRLGNIVLYADPGAPYDELFLANWAETQVIKPLRRVDGMGRIQNFSQKRYAMRLWLDPVKMEALAISPDAVIRAVSQQNEQITTGSLGKPPTDGKPTAFELQVVTQGRLSQPQEFANILLRANPDGSVVRVRDVARVELGSEQYGVRSSFDGKPSATLGLYQTPGANAVRVMDGVKATMEEIARRFPPGLKYKIALDRTEFVREAIREVVHTLFEALILVVVVTYLFLQNWRATLIPSIAVPVALVGTFGPMALLGFSFNTLSLLGLVLAVGLVVDDAIIVVENTERLMDEGMEPRPAAREAVNEVAGPVIATTLVLAALFVPVAFIPGLTGQLYNQFALTIAISVMISAVVSLTLTPALCGLILKHRPEGAQAGQSRWRAPLRWFNRALERAAGLLTAMIGRLSRHLALVGLAFAAFAALTVLLVMQRPTGFVPNEDQGYFFADVALPKGASVARTDRMVERLGGSLRDMPEVDHTIGVVGRSILADAVAPFYGFQIPVLKPWGERSASADAIIARVQKEFRHDPDGKVRVVNPSPLPGLGTRSGLTLEIQDRSGAGGIKLAEAAQRFIDEMEKSPNVAQALPTTSYGVPQIRLEIDRAKAEQLGVPLQNLFDALGTYVGSSFVNLFNRFGFVYQVYVQSEATGRRTIQDLQALPVLNSRGEPVRIGSLVRAEFTTGPTAVLSYNTYPAIEVAIEVAPTASSGTVLKEVEALAKRRLPSDYAVEWTDVAYQEKVAGGYAPLIFGLGVLMIFLLLAGQYESLRLPFVILLATPIAIFGAVGFLAVRGLELDIFGQIGLLLLVGLAAKNSILLVSFAEDLRRQGEDVLKAAQDAARLRMRPILMTSFAFITGSIPLAIASGAGAHARVSMGTVVIGGLVVATFITLFITPTFYVAFERLLGRGDAAARAQSGPDGAAQPAE from the coding sequence TTGTTCGCCCGCTTCGTCGACCGGCCGGTCCTGGCGGCCGTCATCTCGGTTCTGATCACCCTGATCGGTGCGGTCGCCGGCCTGACCCTGCCGATCGCCCAGTTCCCCGAGATCGCGCCGCCGATCATCAACATCCAGGCGACCTATCCCGGCGCCAGCGCGCAGCAGGCCTACGACGCGGTCACGACGCCCCTGGAGCAGGAGATCAACGGCGCCCAGCACCTGCTCTACATCGCCTCGACCAGCAACACCGACGGGAGCGTCAATCTCGACGCCACCTTCGAGATCGGCTCCGACCTCGATGCCGCCGCCGCCGAGGTCCTGACCCGCGCCAACCGGGCCGAGGCGAAGCTGCCGGCCTCGGTGCGCGCGCAGGGGCTGGAGATCCAGAAGAGCTCCCGCCAGCGGCTCGGCAACATCGTGCTCTACGCCGATCCGGGCGCGCCCTACGACGAGCTGTTCCTGGCCAACTGGGCCGAGACCCAGGTGATCAAGCCGCTCCGCCGGGTCGACGGCATGGGCCGGATCCAGAACTTCTCCCAGAAGCGCTACGCCATGCGCCTGTGGCTCGACCCGGTGAAGATGGAGGCGCTGGCGATCAGCCCGGACGCGGTGATCCGCGCGGTGAGCCAGCAGAACGAGCAGATCACCACCGGATCCCTCGGCAAGCCGCCGACCGACGGCAAGCCCACTGCCTTCGAGCTGCAGGTCGTCACGCAGGGCCGGCTCAGCCAGCCCCAGGAATTCGCCAACATCCTGCTGCGGGCCAATCCCGACGGCTCCGTGGTGCGGGTGCGCGACGTGGCGCGGGTGGAGCTGGGTTCGGAGCAGTACGGCGTGCGCTCCAGCTTCGACGGCAAACCTTCGGCGACCCTCGGCCTCTACCAGACGCCGGGCGCCAACGCCGTCCGCGTCATGGACGGGGTGAAGGCCACGATGGAGGAGATCGCGCGGCGGTTCCCGCCGGGCCTCAAGTACAAGATCGCCCTCGACCGCACCGAGTTCGTCCGCGAGGCGATCCGCGAGGTGGTGCACACCCTGTTCGAGGCGCTGATCCTCGTCGTGGTGGTCACCTACCTGTTCCTGCAGAACTGGCGGGCGACGCTGATCCCCTCGATCGCCGTGCCGGTGGCGCTGGTCGGGACGTTCGGGCCGATGGCGCTGCTCGGCTTCTCGTTCAACACCCTGAGCCTGCTCGGCCTGGTCCTGGCGGTGGGCCTCGTGGTCGACGACGCGATCATCGTGGTCGAGAACACCGAGCGCCTCATGGACGAGGGGATGGAGCCGCGCCCGGCCGCCCGGGAGGCGGTGAACGAGGTCGCCGGCCCGGTGATCGCCACCACCCTGGTGCTGGCCGCCCTGTTCGTGCCGGTGGCCTTCATCCCGGGCCTGACCGGCCAGCTCTACAACCAGTTCGCCCTGACCATCGCGATCTCGGTGATGATCTCGGCCGTGGTCTCGCTGACCCTGACGCCGGCGCTCTGCGGCCTGATCCTGAAGCACCGGCCGGAGGGTGCGCAGGCGGGCCAGAGCCGGTGGAGGGCGCCGCTGCGCTGGTTCAACCGGGCGCTGGAGCGGGCCGCGGGCCTCCTCACCGCGATGATCGGCCGGCTCAGCCGCCACCTCGCCCTCGTCGGCCTCGCCTTCGCGGCCTTCGCGGCGCTCACCGTGCTCCTCGTGATGCAGCGCCCGACCGGCTTCGTCCCGAACGAGGACCAGGGCTACTTCTTCGCCGACGTCGCCCTGCCCAAGGGCGCCTCGGTGGCGCGCACCGACCGGATGGTCGAGCGGCTCGGCGGGAGCCTGCGGGACATGCCGGAGGTCGATCACACGATCGGCGTCGTCGGCCGCAGCATCCTCGCCGACGCGGTGGCGCCGTTCTACGGGTTCCAGATCCCGGTCCTGAAGCCCTGGGGCGAGCGGTCGGCCTCGGCCGACGCCATCATCGCCCGCGTGCAGAAGGAATTCCGGCACGATCCGGACGGGAAGGTGCGGGTGGTCAACCCGTCGCCGCTGCCGGGGCTCGGCACCCGCAGCGGCCTGACGCTCGAGATCCAGGACCGCAGCGGTGCCGGCGGCATCAAGCTCGCCGAGGCGGCCCAGCGCTTCATCGACGAGATGGAGAAGAGCCCCAACGTCGCCCAGGCGCTGCCGACGACGAGCTACGGGGTGCCGCAGATCCGCCTGGAGATCGACCGGGCCAAGGCCGAGCAGCTCGGCGTGCCCCTCCAGAACCTGTTCGACGCGCTCGGGACCTACGTCGGGTCGAGCTTCGTCAACCTCTTCAACCGCTTCGGCTTCGTCTACCAGGTCTACGTGCAGAGCGAGGCCACGGGCCGGCGCACAATCCAGGATCTGCAGGCGCTGCCGGTCCTCAACAGCCGGGGCGAGCCCGTGCGGATCGGCTCCCTGGTGCGGGCGGAATTCACCACCGGCCCCACCGCGGTCCTGTCCTACAACACCTACCCGGCCATCGAGGTGGCGATCGAGGTGGCCCCGACCGCGAGTTCCGGCACGGTGCTCAAGGAGGTCGAGGCGCTGGCCAAGCGCCGGCTGCCCTCGGACTACGCCGTGGAATGGACCGACGTCGCCTACCAGGAGAAGGTCGCGGGCGGCTACGCGCCGCTGATCTTCGGCCTCGGCGTGCTGATGATCTTCCTGCTGCTCGCCGGGCAGTACGAGTCGCTGCGCCTGCCCTTCGTGATCCTGCTGGCGACGCCGATCGCGATCTTCGGCGCGGTCGGCTTCCTGGCCGTGCGCGGGCTCGAGCTCGACATCTTCGGCCAGATCGGGCTGCTGCTGCTCGTCGGTCTGGCCGCCAAGAACTCGATCCTGCTCGTGTCCTTCGCGGAGGACTTGCGCCGGCAGGGCGAGGACGTGCTGAAGGCGGCGCAGGACGCGGCGCGCCTGCGCATGCGCCCGATCCTCATGACCTCCTTCGCGTTCATCACCGGCTCGATCCCGCTCGCCATCGCGAGCGGCGCCGGGGCGCATGCCCGCGTCTCGATGGGGACGGTGGTGATCGGCGGCCTCGTCGTCGCGACCTTCATCACCCTGTTCATCACGCCGACCTTCTACGTCGCCTTCGAGCGGCTGCTCGGGCGGGGCGACGCGGCCGCCAGGGCGCAGTCCGGGCCGGACGGCGCGGCGCAGCCGGCCGAGTAG
- a CDS encoding DUF2254 domain-containing protein, which yields MTTVLPRWRLILSRTLRQAWVRAALYCVGGVLTALLAWRFQFHVEEDFALSVGADAVGNVLSILASSMLTVTTFSLTVLVNALGSASSGVTPRATTLWSEDRRAHDALATFLGAFMFSVVGIIALSTRLYGPGGRLVLLGATVVVIGLIVVTLLRWMQQLTRFGRVGETIRLVEHAAARALRGRRDRPHLGGVPPDPAHRHARPVLADRIGYIQHVDLAVLTRALGGRDVMLDVAALPGAFVHTATPLAFVDPDMEAAALAAIRRAFLIADDRAWEQDPRFGLSVLAEIGSKALPPTAADYGTAIAVIGAGLRVLSEWVPDPDRPPPEPEHPRIRVPALSTDDLIADFFHPLAREGGGIVQVGVRLQKVLAALRSMAPERFAAPATRASILVTEHAGAALGVPSEKAAVEALTLR from the coding sequence GTGACGACCGTCCTGCCGCGCTGGCGGCTGATCCTGTCCCGAACCCTCCGTCAGGCCTGGGTCCGCGCGGCGCTCTACTGCGTCGGCGGTGTCCTGACGGCCCTGCTCGCGTGGCGCTTCCAGTTCCACGTGGAGGAGGATTTCGCCCTGAGCGTCGGCGCCGACGCCGTCGGCAACGTCCTGAGCATCCTCGCCTCCTCGATGCTGACGGTGACGACCTTCTCGCTGACCGTGCTGGTCAACGCCCTCGGTTCCGCGTCGTCGGGCGTGACGCCGCGCGCCACGACCCTGTGGAGCGAGGACCGGCGGGCGCACGACGCGCTCGCCACGTTCCTCGGCGCGTTCATGTTCTCGGTGGTGGGGATCATCGCCCTGTCGACCCGCCTCTACGGGCCGGGCGGGCGCCTCGTGCTGCTGGGCGCGACGGTGGTCGTCATCGGCCTGATCGTCGTCACCCTCCTGCGCTGGATGCAGCAGCTCACCCGTTTCGGCCGGGTCGGCGAGACGATCCGGCTGGTCGAGCACGCGGCCGCCCGGGCCCTGCGCGGCCGGCGCGACCGGCCCCATCTCGGCGGCGTGCCGCCGGACCCGGCGCACCGCCACGCGCGGCCGGTTCTCGCGGATCGGATCGGCTACATCCAGCACGTCGACCTAGCGGTGCTGACGCGGGCGCTCGGCGGGCGCGACGTGATGCTGGACGTGGCCGCGCTGCCGGGCGCCTTCGTCCACACGGCCACGCCCCTCGCCTTCGTCGATCCCGACATGGAGGCCGCCGCCCTGGCGGCGATCCGCCGGGCCTTCCTGATCGCCGACGACCGCGCCTGGGAGCAGGATCCGCGCTTCGGCCTGTCGGTCCTGGCGGAGATCGGCTCGAAGGCGCTCCCGCCGACGGCCGCCGATTACGGGACGGCCATCGCGGTGATCGGCGCCGGTCTGCGCGTGCTCTCGGAGTGGGTCCCGGATCCGGACCGGCCACCGCCCGAACCCGAGCATCCGCGCATCCGTGTCCCGGCCCTGTCGACGGACGACCTGATCGCGGATTTCTTCCATCCGCTGGCCCGCGAGGGCGGGGGGATCGTTCAGGTCGGCGTGCGGTTGCAGAAGGTCCTGGCGGCGCTGCGCAGCATGGCCCCGGAGCGGTTCGCCGCCCCGGCCACGCGCGCCTCGATCCTGGTCACGGAGCACGCGGGCGCCGCGCTCGGGGTGCCCTCGGAGAAGGCCGCCGTGGAGGCGCTGACGCTGCGCTGA
- a CDS encoding CDP-diacylglycerol diphosphatase — translation MDLRRAAVRLARQVRDAARGRPDTASPRGSTGRARTGPSRRSLGALIILATASVWLAVAVVPNLLGNGGALWAIVHGACVPHERRGQGPAPCSLVDLEGGVEKGYAILKDLRGRAQFLLIPTARITGIESPVLLQPGTTNYFAKAWRARTFVEDRLGHPLDRRDVSLAVNARLRRSQGQLHIHIDCVRRDVRDALRRLAPAIGDRWAPLAEPLVGRPFRAMRVLGDDLDAADPFDLLARDGGARAAMGEHSLAVVGAEFPGGKPGFVLLDGLVTSRFGKAANGEILQDHTCGLAAEPPSAGLRPLEF, via the coding sequence ATGGATTTGCGCAGAGCGGCGGTCAGGCTCGCCCGTCAGGTGCGTGACGCCGCCCGCGGCCGGCCGGACACCGCGTCGCCGCGCGGTTCGACCGGTCGCGCGCGGACCGGGCCGTCGCGCAGATCGCTCGGCGCCCTGATCATCCTCGCGACGGCCTCGGTCTGGCTGGCTGTCGCCGTCGTGCCCAACCTCCTCGGAAACGGCGGAGCCCTGTGGGCGATCGTGCACGGCGCGTGCGTCCCCCATGAGAGGCGCGGACAGGGCCCCGCCCCCTGCAGCCTGGTCGACCTAGAGGGCGGGGTCGAGAAGGGCTACGCCATCCTCAAGGACCTCCGCGGGCGGGCGCAGTTTCTCCTGATCCCGACGGCGCGCATCACCGGCATCGAGAGCCCCGTGCTCCTTCAACCCGGGACGACGAACTACTTCGCCAAGGCGTGGCGCGCGCGAACCTTCGTCGAGGACCGCCTCGGCCATCCGCTCGACCGGCGCGACGTCAGCCTCGCGGTGAACGCGCGGCTGCGGCGGAGTCAGGGGCAGCTGCACATCCACATCGACTGCGTCCGCCGGGATGTCCGCGACGCTCTCCGCCGCCTCGCGCCCGCGATCGGCGATCGGTGGGCGCCGCTGGCCGAACCGCTGGTCGGTCGTCCGTTCAGGGCGATGCGCGTGCTCGGGGACGATCTGGACGCCGCGGACCCGTTCGACCTGCTGGCGCGCGACGGCGGGGCCCGCGCCGCCATGGGCGAGCACTCGCTGGCTGTCGTGGGGGCCGAGTTCCCGGGCGGAAAGCCGGGCTTCGTGCTCCTGGACGGTTTGGTGACCAGCCGTTTCGGCAAGGCGGCCAACGGCGAGATCCTGCAGGACCACACCTGCGGTCTTGCGGCCGAGCCCCCGTCGGCCGGGCTTCGACCTCTGGAATTCTGA
- a CDS encoding dihydroxy-acid dehydratase → MTDEPHGLDRGLTNYGDRDFARYLRRSFARSMGISVGLLNKPVVGIAMTPSGFNNCHRGMPELVEAVSRGVLAAGALPRPFPTVSLGEVFLNPTSMMYRNLMAMDTEEMIGAQPMDAVVLIGGCDKTVPAQLMGAASADLPAIQLVTGPMSTGRHRGQRLGACTDCRGFWAKYRAGTVDAEEIAEVEGRLSVTAGTCAVMGTASTMACIAEALGMSLPGTAAIPAVHSDRLVAAEETGRAAVRLIQSKIRPSRVITQKSVENAIRVLMAVSGSTNAIVHLTAIAGRLGIRISPERFNQISDETPVLIDLKPVGQGYMEDFHAAGGMGALLRELRPLLHLDTVDVEGRTLAERLDEPAGWVDRAIIRTAEDPVSPVGGLVALSGSLAPDGAIFKRAAATPDLFESEGRAVVFTGLEDLSARVDDPDLDVAPGDILVLQNAGPHAAGMPEAGYLPIPKKLAQAGVKDMVRISDARMSGTAFGSIVLHVAPEAALGGPLAAVRDGDRIRLSIQDKRVDLLVAEDEIARRLADHRPPPAPARGYKALYRRSVTQAPEGCDFDFLAKAEG, encoded by the coding sequence ATGACCGACGAACCGCACGGCCTCGACCGCGGCCTGACCAATTACGGCGACCGCGACTTCGCCCGCTACCTGCGCCGCTCCTTCGCGCGCTCCATGGGCATCTCGGTCGGCCTCCTGAACAAGCCGGTGGTCGGCATCGCCATGACGCCGTCGGGCTTCAACAACTGCCACCGGGGCATGCCCGAGCTGGTGGAGGCGGTCTCCCGCGGCGTGCTGGCGGCCGGGGCCCTGCCGCGGCCGTTCCCGACCGTGTCACTCGGCGAGGTTTTCCTCAACCCGACCAGCATGATGTACCGCAACCTCATGGCCATGGACACCGAGGAGATGATCGGCGCCCAGCCGATGGACGCGGTGGTGCTGATCGGCGGCTGCGACAAGACCGTGCCGGCCCAGCTCATGGGCGCGGCCTCCGCCGACCTGCCGGCGATCCAGCTCGTCACCGGCCCGATGTCGACCGGCCGCCACAGGGGCCAGCGGCTCGGCGCCTGCACGGATTGCCGGGGTTTCTGGGCCAAGTACCGGGCCGGCACCGTCGACGCCGAGGAGATTGCCGAGGTCGAGGGCCGGCTCTCCGTCACGGCCGGCACCTGCGCGGTGATGGGTACGGCCTCGACCATGGCGTGCATCGCCGAGGCGCTCGGCATGTCGCTGCCGGGCACCGCGGCGATCCCGGCGGTGCATTCCGACCGGCTGGTGGCCGCCGAGGAGACCGGCCGCGCGGCGGTGCGGCTGATCCAGTCGAAGATCCGGCCCTCCCGGGTGATCACCCAGAAGTCGGTCGAGAACGCGATCCGCGTGCTGATGGCGGTGTCGGGCTCGACCAACGCCATCGTGCACCTCACCGCCATCGCGGGGCGGCTCGGCATCCGGATCTCGCCCGAGCGCTTCAATCAGATCTCCGACGAGACACCGGTGCTGATCGACCTGAAGCCCGTGGGCCAGGGCTACATGGAGGATTTCCACGCCGCCGGCGGCATGGGCGCGCTCCTGCGCGAGCTGCGCCCGCTCCTCCACCTCGACACCGTGGACGTGGAGGGCCGGACGCTCGCCGAGCGCCTGGACGAGCCGGCCGGCTGGGTCGACCGCGCGATTATCCGCACCGCGGAGGATCCCGTGTCGCCGGTCGGCGGCCTCGTGGCTCTGTCCGGCAGCCTCGCGCCCGACGGGGCGATCTTCAAGCGCGCGGCGGCGACGCCCGACCTGTTCGAGTCGGAGGGCCGGGCGGTGGTGTTCACCGGCCTGGAGGACCTGTCGGCGCGCGTCGACGACCCCGATCTCGACGTGGCGCCCGGCGACATCCTCGTCCTGCAGAACGCCGGCCCGCACGCGGCCGGCATGCCGGAGGCGGGCTACCTGCCCATCCCCAAGAAGCTGGCGCAGGCGGGGGTGAAGGACATGGTGCGCATCTCCGACGCGCGGATGTCGGGCACGGCCTTCGGGTCGATCGTCCTGCACGTGGCGCCCGAGGCCGCTCTCGGCGGGCCGCTGGCGGCGGTGCGCGACGGCGACCGCATCCGCCTGTCGATCCAGGACAAGCGCGTCGATCTCCTGGTCGCGGAGGACGAGATCGCCCGCCGGCTCGCCGACCACCGGCCGCCGCCGGCCCCGGCCCGGGGCTACAAGGCGCTCTACCGGCGCAGCGTCACGCAGGCCCCGGAGGGCTGCGACTTCGACTTCCTCGCCAAGGCCGAGGGCTGA
- a CDS encoding MATE family efflux transporter, producing the protein MDIRTRRLLEAPLVPTLARMAVPNVVVMVVQTSIGLIETYFVAELGTDALAGMALVFPVVMLVQMLSAGGMGGGIQSAVSRTLGAGRRAEADLLAWHAAAIGLGLGAVTSLLALPLGPRLYAAMGGTGGSLGAATAYAGVVFGAAILIWLFNALAAVIRGTGNMALPAGVTCAGAAVLIPLSPALIFGWGPLPRLGVVGGGVAFAGYYAVGSAVFAAYIWSGRGVLRPSRRPPILTWAPSREILRIGLLSGIASVTSNVTVIAATGFVGTAGPAAVAGYGTGARLEYLLVPLVFGLGSPIAALVGTALGAGMEARARRAALTGALVAGGLTEAIGLAAAAYPETWLSLFGGDAAMMATGSSYLRIAGPFYGFFGAGLALYFAAQGAGRVGWPLTASLLRLGVALGGAWIAAVLGLGLAGMFAALSAGFVTMGLVNATAFATGRMIRTKAAPEMAAVPGAVAAAGSLARRAAMPGPEPMGTRDATRRDAPAPSGR; encoded by the coding sequence ATGGACATCCGCACGCGCCGCCTGCTCGAAGCGCCTCTCGTGCCGACCCTGGCCCGAATGGCCGTGCCGAACGTCGTGGTCATGGTCGTCCAGACCTCCATCGGCCTGATCGAGACGTACTTCGTCGCGGAACTCGGAACCGATGCCTTGGCCGGCATGGCCCTCGTCTTCCCGGTGGTGATGCTCGTCCAGATGCTGTCCGCCGGCGGCATGGGCGGCGGCATCCAGTCGGCGGTCTCGCGCACCCTGGGCGCGGGCCGGCGGGCGGAGGCAGATCTCCTCGCCTGGCACGCCGCCGCGATCGGCCTCGGGCTGGGTGCCGTCACCAGCCTCCTCGCCCTCCCCCTGGGCCCGAGGCTGTACGCCGCCATGGGCGGCACCGGGGGCTCGCTCGGGGCCGCGACCGCCTACGCGGGCGTCGTGTTCGGCGCGGCGATCCTGATCTGGCTGTTCAACGCGCTGGCGGCGGTGATCCGCGGGACCGGCAACATGGCGCTCCCGGCCGGCGTCACCTGCGCCGGGGCCGCCGTGCTGATCCCGCTCTCGCCCGCGCTGATCTTCGGCTGGGGCCCGCTCCCCAGGCTCGGGGTCGTGGGCGGCGGCGTCGCCTTCGCGGGCTACTACGCCGTGGGCTCCGCCGTCTTCGCCGCCTACATCTGGTCCGGCCGCGGCGTCCTGCGCCCGAGCCGGCGTCCCCCGATTCTGACCTGGGCACCGTCCCGTGAGATCCTGCGCATCGGCCTTCTGTCGGGCATCGCCAGCGTGACCTCGAACGTCACAGTCATCGCGGCGACCGGCTTCGTCGGGACGGCGGGGCCGGCGGCGGTGGCCGGATACGGCACCGGCGCGCGGCTGGAGTACCTGCTGGTCCCGCTCGTGTTCGGGCTCGGCTCGCCCATCGCGGCGCTCGTCGGGACGGCCCTCGGCGCCGGCATGGAAGCCCGCGCCCGCCGGGCCGCGCTGACCGGCGCCCTCGTGGCCGGCGGCCTGACGGAGGCCATCGGCCTCGCGGCGGCCGCGTATCCCGAGACCTGGCTGAGCCTGTTCGGGGGCGACGCGGCCATGATGGCCACCGGCTCATCGTATCTCCGGATCGCCGGGCCCTTCTACGGGTTCTTCGGGGCCGGCCTCGCCCTCTACTTCGCCGCCCAGGGCGCCGGCCGCGTCGGCTGGCCGCTCACCGCCAGCCTGCTCCGGCTGGGGGTGGCGCTGGGCGGCGCCTGGATCGCGGCCGTGCTCGGGCTCGGCTTGGCCGGGATGTTCGCCGCCCTCTCGGCCGGCTTCGTCACCATGGGCCTCGTCAATGCCACCGCCTTCGCCACGGGACGGATGATCCGAACCAAGGCCGCGCCCGAGATGGCCGCGGTGCCCGGAGCCGTCGCGGCGGCTGGAAGCCTCGCCCGGCGGGCCGCGATGCCCGGACCGGAGCCGATGGGCACGCGCGACGCGACGCGTCGTGACGCCCCGGCACCGTCGGGGCGATGA
- a CDS encoding PaaI family thioesterase, with amino-acid sequence MTGDAASRSPEPSRRRIVEWADPRSIAAAGQALAGIDFLRALIAGEIPPPPAIQLLGIEFVSVDPGTARMCMPAAEYLFNPLGSVHGGSLATLLDSVMGCAVHATLPVGRGYTTLEFKLNFLRAATERSGLLTAVGQVVHAGRQQAVAEGRLSDESGRLVATASTTCLLFDLPGARTPAAG; translated from the coding sequence ATGACCGGCGACGCGGCTTCGAGATCGCCCGAGCCTTCGCGGCGGAGGATCGTCGAATGGGCGGATCCCCGCTCCATCGCCGCGGCGGGACAAGCCCTCGCGGGGATCGACTTCCTGCGCGCGCTCATCGCGGGGGAGATCCCGCCGCCGCCCGCGATCCAGCTGCTCGGCATCGAATTCGTGTCGGTCGATCCCGGCACGGCCCGGATGTGCATGCCGGCCGCGGAGTACCTCTTCAACCCGCTGGGCTCCGTCCACGGCGGCTCCCTCGCCACGCTGCTCGACAGCGTCATGGGCTGTGCCGTGCACGCGACCTTGCCGGTCGGTCGCGGTTACACGACGCTGGAGTTCAAGCTGAATTTCCTGCGGGCCGCCACCGAGAGGTCCGGCCTGCTGACCGCGGTCGGGCAGGTCGTCCACGCCGGTCGGCAGCAGGCCGTGGCCGAGGGCCGCCTCAGCGACGAGTCCGGCCGCCTCGTCGCGACCGCGAGCACGACCTGCCTCCTGTTCGATCTGCCCGGAGCGCGGACGCCGGCCGCCGGCTGA
- a CDS encoding TetR family transcriptional regulator, whose product MPRVSQEQAKLNRQRVVEVASALFRERGLHGIGVVDIMAAAGLTHGGFYGQFANKDALAAEAFDAAIGAEYRANLDAFIENYLSLGHVRTPGRGCPVAALVNDVGREPPGSALRSRFTQGVKGLAGLIADRLPRASKERRRQRSLIALSTMVGAVVLARGVDDEALASELLEAARSAIPV is encoded by the coding sequence ATGCCAAGGGTCTCGCAGGAGCAAGCCAAGCTGAACCGCCAGCGCGTGGTCGAGGTCGCATCGGCCCTGTTCCGGGAGCGCGGCCTGCACGGGATCGGCGTCGTCGACATCATGGCGGCCGCCGGCCTGACCCATGGCGGCTTCTACGGTCAGTTCGCCAACAAGGACGCCCTCGCCGCGGAGGCGTTCGACGCCGCGATCGGCGCCGAGTACCGCGCGAACCTCGACGCCTTCATCGAGAACTATCTCTCCCTCGGGCACGTCCGGACGCCGGGGAGAGGCTGCCCCGTGGCGGCGCTGGTGAACGACGTCGGGCGCGAGCCGCCCGGAAGCGCCCTGCGGTCGCGGTTCACGCAGGGGGTCAAGGGGCTCGCCGGCCTCATCGCGGACAGGCTGCCCAGAGCTTCGAAGGAGCGCCGCAGGCAGCGCTCCCTGATCGCGCTATCGACCATGGTGGGGGCGGTGGTGCTGGCGCGGGGCGTCGACGACGAGGCCCTGGCCAGTGAGTTGCTCGAGGCGGCGCGCTCCGCGATCCCGGTCTGA